CCATCTAAACCAAACGCTGTAGAAATTTATAGAGACTTAAAAGGTCTAAACTTTCTCGGCACAGTTCTTTACGTTGCCGCACATCCTGACGATGAAAATACCAGATTAATCTCTTATTTTTCTAATAAAGTTCACGCTCAAACTTATTATCTCGCACTTACACGTGGCGACGGCGGTCAAAATCTTTTAGGCTCTGACTTAAAAGAAGCTTTGGGACTTATCCGCACGCAAGAGTTGCTCAAAGCACGTTCCATTGATGGCGGTCAACAACGCTTTACTCGAGCCATTGATTTTGGCTATTCTAAATCGCCAGAAGAAACACTCAATATCTGGAATAAAGACAGCATACTTCACGATATGGTTTGGACGATAAGAAACATAAAACCCGATGTTATAATCAACCGTTTCGACCACCGCACTCCAGGCACGACGCATGGTCATCATACGGCTTCTGCTATGTTGAGTTTAGAAGCTTTTGATTTGGCAAAGCAGATTCAAATCAATTTAAAAACCAATTAAAATCTACTCAAACTTGGCAAGCCAAACGTTTGTTTTTTAAC
This genomic window from Flavobacterium sp. CS20 contains:
- a CDS encoding PIG-L family deacetylase, with product MQIRFWFLLLCCHFSFLSAQSPSKPNAVEIYRDLKGLNFLGTVLYVAAHPDDENTRLISYFSNKVHAQTYYLALTRGDGGQNLLGSDLKEALGLIRTQELLKARSIDGGQQRFTRAIDFGYSKSPEETLNIWNKDSILHDMVWTIRNIKPDVIINRFDHRTPGTTHGHHTASAMLSLEAFDLAKQIQINLKTN